One Pseudobutyrivibrio xylanivorans genomic window, TTAGTCTATTCAACTAATGATTTTGGTACCATTCCTACTAGTAGGCCCTCCCAGAGTGATCTTCTACCATATTGCTCCCTTTTATCCTCATTCCTTTGCAAGAATCTTAAGTCCTGCAATTCCAACTACAATAAGAATAACACATATGACCTGTGGAACCACCAGTTTTTCATGGAAAAGAAATACACCAAGCAGCGTCGTTCCAAGGATTCCCATTCCAGTCCACATGGCATAGGCGGTACCCAAAGGCAACTGTCTAAGTGCAATTGCTAAAAATACTGCACTGGCTATGTATCCTACTCCTGTGATAATAGATGGAATCAATACCGTAAATCCGTTAGACATTTTTATTGCCACAGCCCAGGTGATTTCCAACGCTCCGGCAATCAATAGATAAATCCACTTCATATAAAAACCTCCATATATTAAAATACGCCATTCCTCCACCTGCTAAGACCTAACGGTGAAGGAATGACGTGAATCCCACTACTCGGTAGCAATGGGCGTCTGTTTGTTTAATTGATGTGATGATAACACAATTAAAGGACTTTGTATATCTTGTACCATTCCTAGCAGGCCCTTCCAGGGCCAGGTCTGCCCAAGCTCCACAGACCTCTCGCTGACGCG contains:
- a CDS encoding DMT family transporter, which translates into the protein MKWIYLLIAGALEITWAVAIKMSNGFTVLIPSIITGVGYIASAVFLAIALRQLPLGTAYAMWTGMGILGTTLLGVFLFHEKLVVPQVICVILIVVGIAGLKILAKE